Proteins encoded in a region of the Capra hircus breed San Clemente unplaced genomic scaffold, ASM170441v1, whole genome shotgun sequence genome:
- the LOC102180292 gene encoding small integral membrane protein 10-like protein 2A: MAATAALLGVAVRLSRSATTRGSYGAFCKGLTRTLITFFDLAWRLRMNFPYFYIVASVILNVRLQVHI, from the coding sequence ATGGCAGCAACAGCAGCCCTGTTGGGCGTAGCAGTGCGGCTGTCGCGCTCAGCCACGACCCGCGGCTCGTATGGCGCCTTCTGCAAGGGGCTCACGCGCACGCTGATCACCTTCTTCGACCTGGCCTGGCGTCTGCGCATGAACTTCCCCTACTTCTACATAGTGGCTTCGGTGATTCTCAACGTCCGCCTGCAGGTACATATTTAG